A genomic window from Streptomyces sp. NBC_01429 includes:
- a CDS encoding PTS ascorbate transporter subunit IIC, translated as MNSVLNTFVDIFREPSVIIGLIALLGLVLQRKSLSDTLKGTIKAFVGFLVLAAGAGVVSDALTPFGDMFQHAFGVQGVVPNNEAIVGKVLTDYGSQAALIFFFGMVVNVLLARFTRFKFIYMSGHVALYLSAMIAVILIANGFSTWQAILWGALAQGLITTISPALVQPWMRRVTKQDNVALGHTGNFGIATSGLVGKLVGDTKKSTEDLKIPKNLGFLRDTTVVIAVSMGIIYLLVTLVAGPGYVEDKLSGGQWYLLWAVMQAGKFSAGVFIILAGVRVVLAEIIPAFKGISEKLVPNAKPALDVPIVFTFAPNAVLIGFLASFVGGLIGMGILVAVGGTIIIPGIVAHFMTGAASGVIGNATGGRRGAVLGAMTNGLMITFLPLLVLPFLGDVGLANSTFSDADFGVSGFLLGSAVRWGHAAVIVLIVASLVALFAGSAIATRREAAKAAAEPADEPEATQQPVA; from the coding sequence GTGAACAGCGTTCTGAACACCTTCGTGGACATCTTCCGCGAGCCATCCGTGATCATCGGACTGATCGCGCTGCTGGGGCTCGTACTCCAGCGCAAGTCCCTCTCCGACACGCTCAAGGGGACGATCAAGGCGTTCGTCGGCTTCCTGGTGCTGGCCGCGGGCGCGGGGGTCGTGTCCGACGCGCTGACCCCGTTCGGCGACATGTTCCAGCACGCCTTCGGGGTGCAGGGCGTCGTACCGAACAACGAGGCGATCGTCGGCAAGGTGCTGACGGACTACGGTTCGCAGGCCGCGCTGATCTTCTTCTTCGGGATGGTCGTCAACGTCCTGCTGGCGCGCTTCACCCGCTTCAAGTTCATCTACATGTCCGGCCATGTGGCGCTCTACCTCTCCGCGATGATCGCCGTGATCCTCATCGCCAACGGCTTCAGCACCTGGCAGGCCATCCTCTGGGGCGCGCTCGCCCAGGGCCTCATCACCACGATCTCCCCGGCGCTGGTGCAGCCCTGGATGCGCAGGGTCACCAAGCAGGACAACGTGGCGCTCGGCCACACGGGCAACTTCGGCATCGCGACCAGTGGTCTGGTCGGCAAGCTCGTCGGTGACACCAAGAAGTCCACCGAGGACCTGAAGATCCCCAAGAACCTCGGCTTCCTGCGCGACACCACGGTCGTGATCGCCGTGTCGATGGGCATCATCTACCTGCTCGTGACGCTGGTGGCCGGTCCCGGTTACGTGGAGGACAAGCTCAGCGGCGGCCAGTGGTACCTGCTCTGGGCGGTCATGCAGGCCGGTAAGTTCTCCGCCGGTGTGTTCATCATCCTGGCCGGTGTGCGGGTCGTCCTCGCCGAGATCATCCCCGCCTTCAAGGGCATCTCCGAGAAGCTCGTCCCCAACGCCAAGCCCGCCCTCGACGTCCCGATCGTCTTCACCTTCGCCCCGAACGCGGTCCTGATCGGCTTCCTCGCCAGCTTCGTCGGCGGTCTGATCGGTATGGGCATCCTCGTCGCGGTCGGCGGCACGATCATCATCCCCGGCATCGTCGCCCACTTCATGACGGGCGCCGCCTCCGGCGTCATCGGCAACGCGACCGGCGGCCGGCGCGGCGCGGTCCTCGGCGCCATGACCAACGGCCTGATGATCACCTTCCTCCCGCTGCTGGTGCTCCCCTTCCTGGGTGACGTCGGCCTCGCCAACTCCACGTTCTCCGACGCCGACTTCGGTGTCTCCGGCTTCCTCCTGGGCAGCGCGGTCCGCTGGGGCCACGCCGCGGTGATCGTCCTGATCGTCGCCTCCCTGGTGGCCCTCTTCGCGGGCTCCGCGATCGCCACGCGCCGCGAGGCGGCCAAGGCGGCGGCAGAGCCGGCCGACGAGCCGGAGGCGACGCAGCAGCCGGTGGCCTGA
- a CDS encoding PTS sugar transporter subunit IIB: MKFLAMCSTGLGSSFMVRMNIEDIVRELQLADVTVEHCDISSAGPESADVFFVAKDLEEATTGLGDVVVLNSIIDKDELREAVKAAAVRHGAL; the protein is encoded by the coding sequence ATGAAGTTCCTGGCCATGTGCAGCACCGGACTCGGCAGCAGTTTCATGGTGCGGATGAACATCGAGGACATCGTGCGTGAGCTTCAGCTCGCTGATGTCACGGTGGAGCACTGCGACATCAGCTCGGCCGGTCCGGAGAGCGCGGACGTCTTCTTCGTCGCCAAGGACCTGGAGGAGGCGACGACCGGACTCGGTGACGTCGTCGTCCTCAACAGCATCATCGACAAGGACGAGCTGCGCGAAGCGGTCAAGGCCGCCGCCGTACGGCACGGAGCGCTCTGA
- a CDS encoding PTS sugar transporter subunit IIA, which produces MLSELLTEEKIRFSSDSLTWRQAVTQVAEPLLAAGDITPGYVDAMIDSIAAGGTYIDLGYGIALAHARPESGAVRTAISMLRLTDGPAPLLDQPEHAVDLYFCFAAVDAAAHTQAMSSLARILSDTETRDALRAAASAADVTKLITRFEEDR; this is translated from the coding sequence ATGCTCAGCGAACTGCTGACCGAGGAGAAGATACGTTTCTCCAGCGACAGCCTGACCTGGCGGCAGGCCGTGACCCAGGTCGCCGAACCGCTCCTCGCGGCCGGTGACATCACCCCCGGCTACGTGGACGCGATGATCGACTCGATCGCGGCCGGCGGTACGTACATCGACCTCGGTTACGGGATCGCGCTCGCCCACGCCCGCCCCGAGAGCGGCGCCGTCCGTACGGCCATCTCGATGCTGCGGCTCACCGACGGCCCCGCTCCGCTGCTCGACCAGCCGGAACACGCCGTCGACCTCTACTTCTGCTTCGCGGCGGTCGACGCCGCGGCGCACACCCAGGCGATGTCCTCACTCGCCCGCATTCTGTCGGACACGGAGACCCGCGACGCCCTGCGCGCCGCGGCCTCCGCGGCCGATGTCACCAAGTTGATCACTCGATTCGAGGAGGACCGATGA
- a CDS encoding GntR family transcriptional regulator gives MAEHKYAKVRDHLLRRVSGLPVGGQLPPEAALCEEYAVSRITLRRAVEELVNDGHLIREHGRGTFVTRPRYALKHRERFVSEVTGFFTQMSRQGHSVTSEVLTQKRMRAGARLGAALDISPAASVIRLERLRRVNGAVHHLAESYVEEERFEDVLTADFSSTSLYAYLRAHHDVLLARNEIVVGLHECDRREAELLGVEGGSPLLLATSRVFDLNRKPVIHGTSKFLPATAELSFDIIADAE, from the coding sequence ATGGCCGAGCACAAGTACGCCAAGGTGCGCGACCATCTGCTGCGCCGGGTGAGCGGTCTTCCCGTGGGCGGACAACTCCCTCCGGAGGCGGCGCTCTGCGAGGAATACGCAGTGAGCCGCATCACACTGCGCCGCGCGGTGGAGGAGCTGGTCAATGACGGCCACCTCATCCGCGAGCACGGCCGCGGCACCTTCGTCACCCGGCCCCGCTACGCGCTGAAGCACCGTGAGCGGTTCGTCAGCGAGGTCACCGGCTTCTTCACCCAGATGAGCCGGCAGGGGCACAGCGTCACCTCCGAGGTGCTCACCCAGAAGCGGATGCGGGCGGGCGCGCGGCTCGGCGCCGCGCTCGACATCAGCCCGGCCGCCTCCGTCATACGGCTGGAGCGGCTGCGCCGGGTGAACGGCGCGGTGCACCACCTCGCCGAGTCGTACGTGGAGGAGGAGCGGTTCGAGGACGTCCTGACCGCGGACTTCTCCTCCACCTCCCTCTACGCCTACCTGCGGGCGCACCACGATGTGCTGCTCGCGCGGAACGAGATCGTCGTCGGGCTGCACGAGTGCGACCGGCGGGAAGCGGAGCTGCTGGGGGTGGAGGGCGGATCACCCCTGCTGCTGGCGACATCGCGGGTGTTCGACCTCAACCGAAAACCCGTGATCCACGGGACGTCGAAGTTCCTGCCGGCGACGGCCGAGCTGTCCTTCGACATCATCGCGGACGCCGAGTAG